AACCTTAGAAGAAAACTGTCACGTGTCTGTCAAGCGAAGCGTAGTGCATTGCGTGCTAGATTCAGAGTCTTACAAAAATCACAAGGCGTAGGAACGGATACGTGCCCAACTGCTAAAACAAACACTACCTGTAGCCACCGGTCACCGGTCTGactcttataaatataagtagaAGCCCGGCTGCTCAAAGATTTGATCGCTTCAAAGCAGCGTGAAAGAAACGAAGAAAGAAAGTGCGAGAAAGTTtatatagaaagaaagagaaagaaagcatCTGGTGGGTTTGTGATTTGAGTTTGAAGATTGAATCTTtgtgagagagaaagaaatttaAGTCTCTGTGGTATTAGTAAATGAAAAATGGTGGCTGAAGCAGAGGTTGTGTGTCAACAGAGTGTTCTTGCTTTGGATGTTCAATATTTTGCGAAAGGAAGCAGTGCTGTTCATGAGATTGATGATGTTGTTAGTATTTCTCCTAGAAGGTTAAGTCAAGTTCTTGTTTCTGATTCTGTGCCTTCTGATTTACCTTCGTCTCAAGCTGTTgtaagttcttttttttttctttggttgattctctagatatttttattatgttttatgatttttgttttaaaagaatttaagatTTGTGATATGGGTTTTGGGTTTATTCAGTTAAAAAATTGTTTGTATCTGTTGAATTATTTTAGATTGGTGTTTCTATTCATAGGCAACCTGAATTTCTATTATAGGATATAACTAAACTGATTTTTCTTTGCCcaatttttgttctttttgaaTCATATGGTGGTTTGATTGACCATTAAAAATCCTGAAAGCATATTATCATAAACACCTGAATTTATAAACTGGCTATGGGAAGAAAGAGATTATCCTGGGATAACATTTATAGATGGTGatctatttcttctttgtgCTGTAGCCTTCGGAAGATCTGTAAGCCTTTTGTCTGCTCTTGGTTACTTAAATCTACTTCATTTGTTGGAACTGTTTTTCAACATAGCTGGCTGAAATTGATAAACttgtaataaatatatgatcgCTGATTTCAGACCATCTGAACCTATGAACTGTGCCGAGATTAGAGAACTATTGTCATCATGATGTAGAGAGTGTCGTTATGATCACAGAGGTCAGATGTAATTCATGGTTGAAATGTTTTTGTGAAAGAGCAGCACTCTTTGCTTACCTCTTAGGTCATCCCTGATTGTTCATTTTTCAGTTGATGCCATCAATTTCTACGTTATGAAAATAAGTTGCAAACTAAAATCCATCTCTGCCCTTTTGTAGGATGTCAAATCTGCTGAAATAATTTCAGATGTGTCTCTTGAGCCTGCAACCTTGCAATTTGTTCCGTGCATTCGTTCTGGCAGCTTTGCTGACATTGGACCCCGAAGATatatggaagatgagcacatACGGATAGATGATTTGTCTACACACATGGGCTCCCTTTTCAAGTTTCCAAAGCCAAGTGCTTTTTATGGGGTAAATTTGTCTAACAGACCTATCATTATAGCAACCATTGAGttctataattcttttttttttttttttttttttttttttttgccgtTGATGAGATTTTGGATATACTTGCAGGTTTTTGATGGTCATGGAGGTCCTGAAGCGGCGGCTTATATTAGGAAAAATGCAATGAGACTCTTCTTTGAAGATGTCAATTTCCCGCAAACGCATGAAGTTGATAATATCTTCCTGGGAGAGGTTGAGGACTCCCTTCGGAAAGCATTTCTTTTGGCTGACCTAGCTTTGGCTGATGACTGCAGTGTGAGCAGTTGTTCTGGGACAACTGCACTTACAGCCTTTATATTTGGACGGTAAGTGTCTGCTTTTTCAATTATACAATCTTTAGGTAAAAccttttatctttctttatggTTATGATGTTGTAAAGTGGAGCCAATCATGCACTATTTGCTCAACTCTGTTCGGgaaaattcttttatcaaatctTGTCTTCATATGATTGTCAATCCTACACCTTTCTGTAAAAATTGTTGCTGGAGAAGGTGTCTAATGATCTTgctcaatattttttttatcatgatTCGATCCAGCAAATTTCTGTGTCTACTCATGTCTGCTATGCACAATTCCACCACAATGTGTTACTTTTAACAGCCAATATAGTGGCTTGCTGCTGCCGTTGCTTTTAGAATGTCTTTGAATGCCTTCTGCAAATGTTATTAAAAACTTCATAAGAGCCTCGTTTATGTACCTTCATTTGGTG
The Ricinus communis isolate WT05 ecotype wild-type chromosome 1, ASM1957865v1, whole genome shotgun sequence DNA segment above includes these coding regions:
- the LOC8265910 gene encoding probable protein phosphatase 2C 49 isoform X1, giving the protein MVAEAEVVCQQSVLALDVQYFAKGSSAVHEIDDVVSISPRRLSQVLVSDSVPSDLPSSQAVDVKSAEIISDVSLEPATLQFVPCIRSGSFADIGPRRYMEDEHIRIDDLSTHMGSLFKFPKPSAFYGVFDGHGGPEAAAYIRKNAMRLFFEDVNFPQTHEVDNIFLGEVEDSLRKAFLLADLALADDCSVSSCSGTTALTAFIFGRLLMVANAGDCRAVLCRKGEAIDMSQDHRPVYPAEQRRVEQLGGYVDDGYLNGVLSVSRALGDWDMKNPRGAPSPLIAEPEFRQVVLTEDDEFLIIGCDGIWDVMSSQHAVSLVRRGLRRHDDPDQCARDLVMEALRRNTFDNLTVIIVCFSSLDHREPSPPRQRRQRCCSLSAEALCSLRNLLDSSANR